CGGCGCCACCCAGAACAGCCAGAGCTGCGTGATCGCCCAGTCGCCAGCAAAGAGCGCCACACCGGTGCTGCGCGCCGGGTTCACCGAGGTGTTGGTCACCGGGATACTGATCAGGTGGATCAGCGTCAGGCCGAGGCCGATCGCGATCGGCGCGAAGCCCGCCGGCGCCCGTCCGTCGGTCGCGCCCATGATGATGAAGAGAAACATCGCGGTCATCACCACTTCACACACCAGCGCCGCCATGAGGCCGTAGCCGCCGGGCGAGTGTTCGCCGTAGCCGTTCGAGGCGAAGCCGCCGGCGAGGTCGAAGCCCGACGCGCCACTGGCAATCAGGTAGAGCACCGACGCGCCGAGCACGCCGCCGACGACCTGCGCGCCGATGTAGGGCGCCAGCTGGCTGGCCGGGAAACGACCGCCAACTATCAGGCCGATCGAGACCGCCGGGTTCAGGTGGCAACCGGACACGTGGCCAATGGCGTAGGCCATCGTCATGACCGTCAGGCCGAAGGCGAGCGACACGCCGAGCAGGCCGATGCCGACATCAGGGAACGCCGCTGCAAGCACGGCACTGCCACAGCCGCCGAGCACGAGCCAGAAGGTGCCAACGCACTCTGCCAGGTATTTGTTCATCATTCTCTCCAGTGAACACGCGTGATTACGTGCCCCCAGCCTAGAGAGTGTCCCTGCGTGCCAACCATGAGGCGTTGTCCATGTTGGGCGCGCTGGGATGGGGCTTGTCATATCGACCTGAGACGTTCTACCCCTTGAACGCAGGAAACCTCGGTTTTTCGCGCAGAAAACCGGGCTTTCAGGCAAATGGGTGTAGGTGCCAGCGAACTATGACAACTGCGACATCTTGCGCGCCGCACTGACGCACCCCGAGGTCATGCACGGTGTGCCAGCAACTCGGGAACTCCGGCCGGATTGGTGAGGAGTGCCCCTGCCGCGGCAACGCGGGCGTCAGACCCGCGCCGGTTGCAGCGAGTAACCGCGCAGGCGCACGGCAAACTCTTCGAGCGCTTCGATGCCGCTGTTCTCGGCTTCGCGGCACCACTCCTGAAGGGCCTGCACCAGGCGCTCGTTGCTCGCGCTTGCGATCTGCCAGATCTCGGCGAAGCGCTCTCGGGCTTCGTAGACAGTGCGCAAGGCATCGAACTCGCTCAGTACGTTCTGCAGTCGCGCGCGCGCGGCGTCGTCGAGGAAGGCGTCGACGTCGATCAGCGCCGAGCGCGCCCGGCGCAGCTCGCCACGTGCCTGTTTGCCGGCCTGCACCACGGTCTCACGGTGCACCGGCTTGATCACGCGCGAGGCGTAGTGCTCCATCACGTGCAGTTTGCTCGCAACAATGGCCTTGACGTGTCGAGGTCGATCGCGGTCTTGCTCTGGTCGTAGACCGGTGTCGGCGCAACGCGCCGCACCTTGGCGAGGCCGAGCCAGCAGAAAAGCCGAATGTAGAGCCAACCGAGGTCGAACTCCCACGGCCGGATGGAAAACTTCGCCGACGACGGGTAGGCGTGGTGGTTGTTGTGCAATTCCTCACCGACGATCACCACACCCCAGGGCACGACATTGGTCGAAGCGTCTTCGGACTCGTAGTTGCGGTAGCCCGAGTGGTGGCCAATGCCGTTGATCACGCCCGCGGCGAGCACCGGGATGCAGAGCATCTGCACCGCCCAGGTGCTGAACCCGAGCAGGCCGAAAAGCGCGAGGTTCACGAGCAACATCACCACGATGCCGAGCCACAGGTGCGGGGTGTAGAGTTTGCGCTCGATCCAGTCGGTCGGGCAGCCGCGACCGTACTTCTCGATGGTCTCCTGCTTGGCCGCCTCGTGGGCATAGAGTTCGGCGCCGCGCAACAGCACCTCCTGCAGCCCGTAGACCATCGGGCTGTGGGGGTCATCTTCGGTTTCACAGTGCGCGTGGTGCTTTCTGTGTACCGCCACCCATTCGACGGTGCGCATGCCCGTCGCCGCCCAGAGGATGAAGCGGAAGACGTGCGCGAGCGCGGGATGCAGCTCGATCGCCCGGTGCGCCATGGCGCGGTGCAGGTAGATGGTGACCGACATGAGAGTCAGGTGCGCCACCAGCACCGTGAATCCGATCAGTTGCCAGAGCGAGCCTTCGAGTACCCCTTGCCACATGTGTTCTGTTTTCCGTTGTGGGCCGTGTCGACCGTGTCAGCGAAGAACGCGTCGCAACGCGTTCGGCAGCGCGCATGGTGCCGCAAATTTAGTTTGGATGCTTACACAGCTTTTGCACGCGGGCCCGGGTGGCCAATTCCTTGCAGTTGCGGCAAGGCAGAGACAACTTTTTGCCACGTAGGGCGAAAGGCCTGCGGAGGAAGGACGGCCATGGCAGATCCCCGTACACAGTCCGTACCACTGATCGTCAAAAACGTGACGATCCAGCGCGGCCGCACACGTGTGGTCGAGGCCGCCAGCCTGCGGCTCAAGCACGGCGACGTACTCGGGCTGATCGGCTGCAACGGCGCCGGCAAATCCACCACCCTCGCCTGCCTCGCGGGCCTGATCGCGCCGGCGTCTGGCGAGATCACGGTCGCAGGCGCCGACCTCCTGGCCGACCCGACCACCGCCAAGCATCATATCGGCTACCTGCCCGACCCGCCCGCGCTGCACGACGAACTCAGCGTGCGCCGCCACCTGCTCGCAATCGCCGCGCTGCAGCGCATCGCACGGGCCGAGCGGGCTGCCGCCGTCGAGCAGGCGCTCGAACGCGTCGGCCTCGACGCGGTGGCCTCGCGGCGCATCGGTGCGCTTTCGCAGGGCTACCGCCAACGCGTTGGGCTCGCCCAGGCCATCGTGCATCGGCCTGCACTCGTCCTGCTGGATGAGCCCACCAACGGCCTCGACCTCGACCAGCAAGCGGCCTTCGCCGAGACCGTGCAGCGACTTGCCAAGGACGCTGCCGTCATCCTCAGCAGCCACCACATGAGCGACATCCGCGCCTGCTGCAACCGCCTGGCGCTGCTCGACAACGGCGCGCTGGTGACGCAGCCGACGCGCGACCGGGGCGACACACCCGAGACGCACTACATCCGCCTGCAGCAGCCTGTCACTGCGGCTGAGCTCTTGAGCCTGCCAGTGATCTCCGACGTCGCCGCCCACCAGGCGGGTTGGTTGGTCTCCGTGCGCGGCGACGCCAGCGAGCTCAGCGCGTTGTTGGTCGACCGCGGCTGGGGCCTGTTGCAGTTGTCCGCCCCACCCCAGGCAAGCGCGTGCGCACCTGACGCATCGACCACCGCAGGCGAAGTGGAGGCGGTCGCATGATCAGCGTGCTGCAGTTGGAACTTGCGCGGGCGCTGCGAACCCCCGGTATCTGGGTGATTGCTGCCGCGCTGCAGTGCGTGTTCGCCTGGTACAGCCTGCACGCGCTCGAGTCCTACATCGAACTGGCGCCCCGGCTCAGCGCCGCAAGCAACGCACCGGGCCTCAGCACCTGGCTGCTCGCACGCTACTGCCTGCCGGCGACCTTCGCCGCGATGCTGGCGGTGCCGGTGCTCACCATGCAACGCGTGGCGGGCGACCGTCAGAGCGGTGCGTTGTCGTGCCTCTTGGCAGCACCGATCAACGGTTTCTCGATCGCGGCCGGCAAGTTCGCGGCGCTCGCCGTGCTGCTCGCCGGCCTGACCACGCTGTCGCTGCTGAACGTCGCCGTGCAACTCAGCGTCGCCCCACTCGATCTCCAGGCGCTGGTGTATGCGCACGCCTGCCAATACCTCTTTCTGCTCGCCTGCACCGGCATCGGCCTCGTGTGCAGCACCTGGTGCCGCTCGCCGCAGGTTGCCGCCTTCTGCACGGCCGCCAGTCTGATGTTGCTCTGGCTGTTGAGCCAGGGCGGCGACTCGCTGTTTGCGGCCTTCTCGCTCGGCCAGCACATCTCCCGCGCGATGGCCGGTGTGCTGCACACCGGCGACATCGTCTACTTTTTGGCCATTGTTGGCGTCAGCCTCGCCGTCACCGCGCGCGCGCTCGACAACGACCGCGTCTTCGGAGACCGTGCATGAACCTCGCTGGCCGCTTCGACAACCTGGTGTACCACGCGCTGCTGGTGGCGTGCCTGTGCGCGGCCACGCTGCTCGGCAGCCACTACGCGGTCACCCGCGACATGACCCACGACGGGCGCAACTCGCTCGGCCCACAGAGCGCCGCGGTGGTCGCGCGCATCGACCAGCCGGTGACCATCGAGGTCTATGCCGGTCGCGGCAACCTGCTTGTGCAGGCGGCCGAGGACCTCGTCGCGCGCTACGCGCGTGCGAACCCGCTCGTGCAGTTCAGGCACATCGACATCGACCGCGACCCGAACATTGCGCGCGAACTCGAGATCAGCGGGCACGGCGACATCGTCGTCAAGATGGGCGAGCGGCGTCGGCGCACGCAGGCACTGACCGAGTCCGCGGTGACCGGCGCGCTGGAGTCGCTGTTGCTCGGTGAGCACCGACGTGCGGTGTTCGTCACCGGCCACGGCGAACGCCGGGCCGACGGCATCGCAAACCACGACTACGGCGAATTCAGCAAACGCCTGCAAGAGCGGGGTTACGAGATCAGCGCACACAACCTGCAACTTGGCGAACTCGCCGTCGAGCCGGGCGACGTGCTGGTGGTGGCAAGCGCACAGACCGCCTGGCAATCCGTTGAAACCGACCGCATCGCGGCCTACCTCGCCGAGGGGGGCGACGTGCTCTGGCTGCTCGACGAGCACGGGCCGGCCAGCGAGGCGCTGGCACGCATCACAGGATTGACCCCACTCCCCGGGGTGATCGTCGACGCTGCGAGCGAGGCGCTCAGCTTGCCGCAGCCGGACTTCGCTGTGGTCTCGGAGTACGGCGCACACCCGCATGTCACGGGCATGGACGGTATCAGCCTGTTTCCGCGCGCGATCGCCTTCAGCGACGCGTCGCTGCAGCCTGCGTGGCAGGCTCGCGCGCTGTTGCAGAGCACCGCGCGCAGCTGGAACGAGACCGGCGAGATCGCCGGGCGCATCGCCCCAACCGACCCGGGTGAAGAGACCGGCCCGCTGACGTTTGGCTGGCAGCTCACGCACACCGCCGGCCGTGGCAGCCTCAACGTGATCGGCGACGGCGACTTCCTCGCCAACAGCTGGCTCGGTAACGGCGTCAACCTCGCCCTTGGCGAGCGCCTGTTCGACGCGCTGGCGACCGAGACACCGCTCACCGTCCCCCCACCCCCGGCACGCGACCGCCAGGTCAACGTGACCCGGGCCCAGGGCCTCTGGCTCGGCGGGGTGCTGTTCGGTGCGCTGCCGTTGCTGCTCTCGACCGTCGCCTTCGTCGTCTGGCGGCGGCAGGTGGCCTGATGTTTCGTGTGAACCGACGCCACCCGCACGCGCGCAAGCGCGCGGCAACCAATGTCGTGATGTTCGTCGGCCTCGGCGCGCTGGCGCTCGTTGCCTGGTACGACATCAACGGCGAGCTGCCAAACCGCCGCGCACCGTCACAGCAACACACGGTGCAAGCGCTGAACCTCGTGCGCGCGGACGGCAGCACCTTTGCCTTCGAACGTGACAGCGCGGGGTGGCGTCTGGTGCGACCGGTGCGAGCCGCTGCACGCGCCTCGCGGGTCGACACGTTGGTCGCCCTGATCGACACGCCCACCGACGACGGCTATGCCGTGCAGGACGTCAACCTCGACTCGACCGGCCTCGCGCAACCGCGCGTGCGGATGCGCCTCGGCGAAGACCTCGCGGTGTTTTTCGGCGCGACCGAGCCGCTCTCCGGCCGGCGGTACATCCAGATCGAGGACCGCGTGGTGCTGCTCGAAGACCAGCACGTGCCACTGAT
This genomic window from Pseudomonadota bacterium contains:
- the aqpZ gene encoding aquaporin Z; the protein is MNKYLAECVGTFWLVLGGCGSAVLAAAFPDVGIGLLGVSLAFGLTVMTMAYAIGHVSGCHLNPAVSIGLIVGGRFPASQLAPYIGAQVVGGVLGASVLYLIASGASGFDLAGGFASNGYGEHSPGGYGLMAALVCEVVMTAMFLFIIMGATDGRAPAGFAPIAIGLGLTLIHLISIPVTNTSVNPARSTGVALFAGDWAITQLWLFWVAPIVGAAIGAFVYRSVMSGEAEAA
- a CDS encoding ABC transporter ATP-binding protein is translated as MADPRTQSVPLIVKNVTIQRGRTRVVEAASLRLKHGDVLGLIGCNGAGKSTTLACLAGLIAPASGEITVAGADLLADPTTAKHHIGYLPDPPALHDELSVRRHLLAIAALQRIARAERAAAVEQALERVGLDAVASRRIGALSQGYRQRVGLAQAIVHRPALVLLDEPTNGLDLDQQAAFAETVQRLAKDAAVILSSHHMSDIRACCNRLALLDNGALVTQPTRDRGDTPETHYIRLQQPVTAAELLSLPVISDVAAHQAGWLVSVRGDASELSALLVDRGWGLLQLSAPPQASACAPDASTTAGEVEAVA
- a CDS encoding ABC transporter permease subunit, with product MISVLQLELARALRTPGIWVIAAALQCVFAWYSLHALESYIELAPRLSAASNAPGLSTWLLARYCLPATFAAMLAVPVLTMQRVAGDRQSGALSCLLAAPINGFSIAAGKFAALAVLLAGLTTLSLLNVAVQLSVAPLDLQALVYAHACQYLFLLACTGIGLVCSTWCRSPQVAAFCTAASLMLLWLLSQGGDSLFAAFSLGQHISRAMAGVLHTGDIVYFLAIVGVSLAVTARALDNDRVFGDRA
- a CDS encoding DUF4350 domain-containing protein: MNLAGRFDNLVYHALLVACLCAATLLGSHYAVTRDMTHDGRNSLGPQSAAVVARIDQPVTIEVYAGRGNLLVQAAEDLVARYARANPLVQFRHIDIDRDPNIARELEISGHGDIVVKMGERRRRTQALTESAVTGALESLLLGEHRRAVFVTGHGERRADGIANHDYGEFSKRLQERGYEISAHNLQLGELAVEPGDVLVVASAQTAWQSVETDRIAAYLAEGGDVLWLLDEHGPASEALARITGLTPLPGVIVDAASEALSLPQPDFAVVSEYGAHPHVTGMDGISLFPRAIAFSDASLQPAWQARALLQSTARSWNETGEIAGRIAPTDPGEETGPLTFGWQLTHTAGRGSLNVIGDGDFLANSWLGNGVNLALGERLFDALATETPLTVPPPPARDRQVNVTRAQGLWLGGVLFGALPLLLSTVAFVVWRRQVA